The nucleotide window AACGACCCTCCCACCGGGCTGCACATCCCGTCGCTCCTCGCTGGTCTGTACCGTCGCGACCTCCTAGGCAACGGCGCCCCTCCTGACAAGGCAACGACGCCAACCTCCCACCTTGACCTTCAATGGCGTTGGCGGAGTCCTGCACTGAGACCTACGCGGAAGTGCGTAAGTAGCTGCTCGCCAAGGTCGCACTAGTACCACCTGACCACACCTGCGCGAAAGCAGCGCTGAAGTGGTCGCCCATCACTGTGGCCTTCTTGGGAAGGAGAAGGGAAGGTGGGAGATGGTCCAGATGGAGGTAGGGGATCGTGCTCAGAGGTGTCGCCGAGGTGGCCAGAGCAGATGAAGATGAACTATGCCCCACATCGATTGGGAGGTTTGATGGGATGGACACAGATGACCGGCCGATCTTAGTTGGAGGCAGTGGCTGGTGAAGCCGCTCAGAAGCCAGAGCAATGGCAACATCTGCCAAGGAAGATAACGATCATGAGAGAATTAGGTGATGCTGTCATAATGGGCACCTGCCACTATATATGCTGTCGACGATACGTGTCTGAGTACAGGCCACATGCAAATCCAACGGAAGACACTAGAAACACACATGTGTAAGCTCTTTGCAAAAGAGAAACCCCTCCTTTGTTTTGTACATTTGATACATGAGAATGCTGATTCAAATACTCCCCGAAATAGTCTCACCTCGCTGGACGAGGAGTAATTGAGCGCGAGCACAGATGCTCTCGATATCCAGGTCGTTCGTAACTCCTTTGGGATCTGGGACTTTTTCTTATACGCATCCAGATGGGCTTTCAAGAAATCATTACGCGATGGAAATACGTACCCAACGGGTGTGGGTCGTGGGCCAAGCAGACGGCGCAATACAACCTGAGATAAGGCGGGGTTGGATGCCCGTCCACCGTCGACGAGGTGAGCCGTGGCTCGGAACCGGAGTGACGTCTGATCCATGGCTCAGGTTGTTTCCTTTCCGTGCGCTGTCAAGGAATTCGATGCAGGCGCGAGCGCCTCCCCTACACAGATCGAGGGTCCCTGCGAGATAGAGACGCGGAGCTATGGCGGCGAGCGACAATGGATTTTTCGATGCAACCAATCGGCAGGTACGCGCATCCGTGCTTTTCCCTGCGGTCTCTCCTTGGTTTGTAGGTGGATTGCTTTAGTGGCTGACAGAGGAGCTTCCAATTTTTCAGATCTTGTTTCATTGAGGATGTGGGGGAGAGCTTGGTGCCGCCCCCCTGTGACTGCGGCCGTAGGCTTGGCGACGGGCCCTGTGTCTGCCAATGGCGATATGCGGGTACATCTGATGGTTTCGCAGCAGCCGCAGAAGTCTGGGTGGAATAAGTTGTGAGTGTGAAAACTTGGTGTTTGCATTAGGAAATTCAGAATTTCGGTGGTGGGGTGGGTAGATGCGGTGTTGATTTTAGACATGTCTGACCAAATCATTCATATGGAGCTAAATTCTTTGAGTGCTGCGGGCTTATTCTTTTTACAAATTTGATTAGAGATATGTTGGTGTGTGCAGGTTGAGGATTGGTGCCGCTACACCCAGCAGGGCACCGCACCCGAATCGTATTACTGCATTCGAGAAGGCTGTCAGATGTTTTACCGATTATCCATCTGAAACTGTGATCTCTCCAGTTCTGGGGACTTCATTTGAATCGTTGGGTGAGGCTTATAATTTTTGCAATCTATATTCCTGGGAGAAGGGATTTGGCATAAGATATGGAAAAATAGCCGACTTAATGTCAAGAGGATGAAATGCGTGTAGGAAATAGTTTGTGGGTGCTTGGTTACTGGTCTTTTCTTGAATGCTATTTGTTCAGCATTATGATGCATCCATTCCCGCCTCAGCTTTTGTTTCGTGCATTGATGGTAAATTGTATTCATGGTCCAGGGGAAGGCTGGTGTAAAGAACACAAGGTCCTGCCAGTGTCAATGTCCAGCTCTGATAAGATTTTTGTGGGCTGAGGAAAAATGTTGGTACATTGCAGAGCACAGAGAGAGTCATAACCATTCACCTTCACCTAATTTTGGGGAGACGATCCACTGGCCAATGGCCATCACACAAGCATATCCATGTTTACATCAGGGAATGTTCCATTCATGAAAAGGTCTTTGCGTAATCAGTGTGGGAAGATAAACTGGGAGCAGGCAAACAACGATATGAGGAAGACGATGCATGTGTTTGAAGAGATTGGAGCGAAGGATCCCACATTACATACAGAGTTCAAGCTGATAACGATGGCAGGATTGACAACCTCATGTGGGCTAGCGGCAGCAGTAGGCTTCAGTACACATTTCTTGGAGATGTCATAACATTTGATACCACGTATAAGATAAACCTAGGAAGTCAAGCAAGGCAATAGATGTATTTTATTCATTGCATAGGAAGTCAAGCAAGGCAATGCATGGGAAATGCTTGCAGAGAGAACTGAAATAACGATTAAACTTGTTAGCCTTCTTTTTCGGTACATGTTGCCAGGGAAAAATTTATGTAGTGAGCAGACGGCTGTGGGAAGTTTCAAATGTTAGAAATAAGTGTTACTGGTAAAAAAAGAACTATGGTTTAAAATACGTAGAGATTTTAATTTTTTGTGCAGGTGGGTGTTGTTAGAGAACTGAATTAAGGATTAAACTGTGGAATGAGAAGACTGCTGTTGTTTCATGTGTTGTTACTTTTGTTGCATGCTTGTATAACGGCTGCAGTGTTAATGTTGAAACACTTAGGCTAGTGTGGGGTGTGTTCAATGATATTTGGAAACAGTTAAGACTGGCAAGTTGTTACTGTTAGAAATGATTGTTTCAGGAGAATTGTTGATGTTAAAAGAATGTCAGAAAAATGAAGtatggattaagccatggaatgAGAAGACTGCTGTTGTGTTACGTGCTGTTATTTATGTGAGCTTTGATGTACATATAACGATTGCAGAGGGTTAGTGTGCGCTGTTCCGAATAACATTTCGAAAGAGTTAAAAGACTGTTAATTGTTTTGCATTGAAAATCATTGGTTGAGGGTGAGGATAGGAGTGTCTGAAGAGAAAGGTGAATCCTGCAGACTAAAAGGTGGTGGAGAACGTGGAATTAAATTGGCGTCAGTATACAGCCGGTGTTGGTACCCAACAGGACCTGAGCCGTGGCCCATGCCGTCAATTCCGTCTGTGCGGGCGGCAGCTTAACATAAGTCATGCCATTTAATACCTGACAGTGGTGGGCCAATGTGCAGGGGAAAATTGGATATACACGACCACATACAGGTCTCTATACAACTGTTGATGCGAATCCATAGGAAAACTAGCGATGGAGATAAAGAGCACATATGTGCTCGGGCACACATATGCACTTTCGCACCTCGCTTCCCTATAATCAATATATCTCATTTATATATGCCCTTAATTTCCTGTGTATCAGAAAATCTCCTCGGAGATCACACAGATAAATGAGGAAGGAAAAATAGGCTAATTAGAGAAGAAATAAAGAAGGAAAGAGCTAATTACACAAGAAGTAAAGAGAAAAAAAAGGCTAACGATTCTATATGTGGGATGGGCTATATGCGCTGTTGCATATACTTTAACGGCAGAAAAATAAGAAAGTGATGCGCTGCATAAGACATTGACGTTGGTGATTATGACCCTGATCGATGAACgaaaaaaataggaaaaatatAAGAGGACCAGAATATTTTGCTTTTGATCGTTTTTAACTGAAGTTTGATGATTGTTTATGTCCTTTAAAGACTGCTACTATTTTTTTTTTATCTAACTTCATAGACTGCTACTATACTACGACGTAAAAGCCGGAAAGGAAACGGACATCAGTCCAATTAGGATTACAGAATGTTGAAATAACATGTATACACATGCTACCACACACACGGGAAGCATATATACCTGAACGTGCTATGAAGTATACAACGAAGATTTACATACGAAAGCAGAATACAAAATAATTTATTTTCAGGCTCAGCTGATCTCACCTAGATACACGACTGCGTAATAAACCTTTGTTGCCAAAACATAGACATTTAGAAGTCATGGCCATAGAGTTTGATCTCCGtgaatgtaacaccccggatgtaactttcccaatttgtacttcaactcttgccgtttccggcgttaagttattttatttcctcgggttcgggtctttgtctccgtgtgttgttatcattttcatgcatctcatatcatgtcatcatgtgcattgcgtttgcatacgtgttcgtctcatgcattcgagctttttccccgttgtccgttttgcattccggcgcttcgttctcctccggtggtcatttctaactttctttcgtgtgtggggattaaacatttccggattggaccgagacttgccaagcggccttggtttactaccggtagaccgcctgtcaagtttcgtatcatttggacttcgtttgatactccaacggttaaccgagggaccgaaaaggccttgtgtgtgttgcagcccaacacccctccaatttggcccaaaacccacctaactctgcttcatcatctagagcgttcgatcacgatcgcgtggccaaaaaccgcacctcatttggactctcctaactccctctatgcctataaatatgTCCCCCTCGAAATATTCATGatcccctctccccgaaaccctaaatccacccctcgcgcgcgccggacattgtccgccggCACCGGACACGCCGCGCCACCGCCCGCGGCCACTGGAAGGGCGACACGTGGCGCCGCCAGCGCCCcagccgccgcggcccgcccggcccgcgggaggccttcccgggcccggccgccgcctccccgctCCCTCGCCCCGCCTCCGCGCGCCCGcggccgcccgccgccgcccggccgaagctcgccgccgcctccacgccgccagccgcccgccgccgcccggccgctccccgccgccgcccgccgcccgcggTCGTCGGCCGCCGCGTCGCCCCAGTcgcgcctcggcctcgcctcctccccgccgtcccggcctcctcctcccgctccGGTCACCTCCGGCGACGAACTCCGGCGGAGATCCGGCCGCCTCGGGTTGCGTCCcgtgaaaccctagatccagatctgggagGTTATTTTTTTCTAAGTCCCTGATATTTTCAGTCCATATGCTCATATTCACGGCtctgtaactttgcatccgtagctccgattcatgcatatagcatatcaaaatgttcatctcagagagtacatcatttcattccattgcatcattttcatttgagtttatcttgatgcccgaaatgctgttaaaagaaggctatttgagataattgtcagatctgctactccgtttagctttttgtcatttttgctatgattaatgtgtgcttgctatgccctgatgctctacatgagttttgttaaggatttttcatctttccagaggtgcaacccatgtatttttgtgatgtgtgtggtgactagtgaaagcttgcaaagtggtgcacttggtaaatctgttttcagggacttagtaatctCACTAAGTCTTTGATCTGTttagctcatgatgccatatgttcatgttgtttcctagtgatccgtgcctcttttgaggatgatcagtaaggatgttttgttaatattgtagtgctctatccatccatgtgtttttttgcatttatggagcaccctagcttgagtcaatcaagctctacttttgctactttgtgaatctgggcagattgtcaacttgtttgcaattttgccg belongs to Triticum urartu cultivar G1812 chromosome 7, Tu2.1, whole genome shotgun sequence and includes:
- the LOC125522972 gene encoding uncharacterized protein LOC125522972 isoform X1 — encoded protein: MAQVVSFPCAVKEFDAGASASPTQIEGPCEIETRSYGGERQWIFRCNQSADLVSLRMWGRAWCRPPVTAAVGLATGPVSANGDMRVHLMVSQQPQKSGWNKLLRIGAATPSRAPHPNRITAFEKAVRCFTDYPSETVISPVLGTSFESLGEGWCKEHKVLPVSMSSSDKIFVG
- the LOC125522972 gene encoding uncharacterized protein LOC125522972 isoform X2; protein product: MAQVVSFPCAVKEFDAGASASPTQIEGPCEIETRSYGGERQWIFRCNQSADLVSLRMWGRAWCRPPVTAAVGLATGPVSANGDMRVHLMVSQQPQKSGWNKLRIGAATPSRAPHPNRITAFEKAVRCFTDYPSETVISPVLGTSFESLGEGWCKEHKVLPVSMSSSDKIFVG